From a single Anaerolineales bacterium genomic region:
- a CDS encoding NBR1-Ig-like domain-containing protein encodes MIRRKRILFSTFAMLALMLACVPALPTLPSAPEPLPTFDPNSLQTAIVQTADAAATQTGLVQPPTSTPTSTPRPTHTATETPTPTFIFLLPTLTFTNTPVTIVPVSADYACQVFSQTPENNSIIARGANFDAKWEVVNIGVKEWDRNSMDYLYISGSRIHRQPLYDFEVNVAPRASVELTVSMRAPSDPGSYSTTWRIRVGSTTFCSMNLTIIVN; translated from the coding sequence ATGATCCGGCGCAAACGCATCCTGTTTTCAACCTTTGCAATGCTGGCACTCATGCTCGCGTGTGTTCCAGCCCTGCCAACGCTTCCCTCTGCGCCTGAACCTCTTCCCACGTTCGATCCGAACTCGCTGCAGACCGCCATCGTCCAAACAGCGGATGCGGCAGCCACCCAGACCGGATTGGTCCAGCCGCCCACATCTACACCGACATCCACACCGCGTCCGACCCACACCGCAACGGAAACGCCCACCCCGACCTTTATCTTCCTGTTGCCCACACTCACCTTCACCAACACACCGGTGACCATCGTTCCCGTCTCGGCAGACTATGCCTGTCAGGTTTTCTCCCAAACGCCGGAGAATAACAGCATCATCGCAAGAGGCGCAAACTTCGACGCAAAATGGGAAGTGGTCAATATCGGCGTCAAGGAATGGGATCGTAATAGCATGGACTATCTGTACATCAGCGGTTCAAGGATCCACCGGCAGCCGCTCTACGATTTTGAAGTAAATGTCGCCCCGCGCGCATCCGTCGAATTGACGGTGAGCATGCGGGCGCCATCCGATCCTGGGTCATACTCAACAACATGGCGCATCCGGGTTGGCAGCACCACCTTCTGCTCCATGAACCTGACGATCATCGTCAACTAA
- a CDS encoding NBR1-Ig-like domain-containing protein has protein sequence MRIKMTILTALIFVLAACLPAQTPVDMQPQINTAVAQAMQTSQNQIEESVALTVAAQQAESTPTAVMEATPTEVPTLVPTSVPLDIPTPTMLVPTATGYTPTSSGSAPKPAEYACNAINRRPKDNTEYNRGAKFDIKWTIVNTGTKTLPKGIDVKYFSGPKMSNVLRVEIPVALAPGQSYVVDLDAKAPDTRGFHVMTWTLDGQLCYPYVAINVK, from the coding sequence ATGCGAATCAAAATGACAATATTGACTGCGCTTATTTTCGTTTTGGCGGCATGCCTGCCTGCCCAGACGCCTGTTGATATGCAGCCGCAGATCAACACCGCCGTTGCACAGGCAATGCAGACCAGCCAAAACCAGATCGAAGAATCCGTGGCGTTGACCGTTGCAGCGCAACAAGCAGAGTCCACGCCGACCGCCGTGATGGAAGCCACTCCAACAGAAGTGCCCACACTTGTGCCGACCAGCGTACCGCTCGACATCCCAACTCCAACCATGCTTGTGCCCACCGCAACAGGTTACACGCCGACATCCAGCGGCAGCGCCCCCAAACCGGCGGAATATGCATGCAATGCGATCAACCGAAGACCAAAGGACAATACCGAGTACAACCGCGGCGCGAAATTCGACATCAAATGGACCATCGTCAACACCGGCACAAAGACCCTGCCCAAAGGCATCGACGTGAAATACTTCAGCGGTCCCAAAATGTCGAACGTACTGCGGGTCGAGATTCCCGTGGCGCTGGCTCCGGGACAGTCCTACGTCGTCGATCTGGATGCGAAAGCCCCCGACACACGCGGCTTCCACGTCATGACGTGGACGTTGGACGGACAGTTGTGCTATCCGTACGTGGCGATCAACGTAAAATAA